In Pirellula sp. SH-Sr6A, the DNA window TTCCGCTGCATCTCCCAGCACGTAGTGTTCCGGATCGCGGATCCTTTCCGCATTTCGGTCAACAATACGGTAGTCAAGACCGCGGGTCTCCAATTCCTTGCCGGTTGCTCGTCCCACGCGTCCCGCCCCGAGGATGATGGTGAATGCACTATTAGATCGATAGACACAAAAAAGACTATCGTATTCGTCCAGTTCTTCACGCGTTCCTGCGAGCAATAGGATGGTGCTCGATTCAATGAGTGTATCGGGACCCGCGATGGCGAAATGACCTCGATTCCAGACCCCCACCACGCTGATTTTTGCGTAATCGGTCAATCGAATTTCCTTGAGGGTTCGGCCTACCATCGGTGTTCCAGCAGCCGCAGCTTCGGCAATCAACAGCTTGCCGAACTCTCCGATCACCAAGCTTCGCGCATCCCTTCCGAAAACGCGACGCGCAAAGGATTGACCTAGCATCTCTCCCAGTTGCAACACTTGATTGCAACCTGCGAGGTTCAAGATGTCGACGGATGCTTGAAAGGAAGCGACGGAGACGATCGTCACGGCCGATGAGATTTCTCGGACGGTAAATGCAATGTTGGTGTTGGTCGTGTCCCGTTGGGCCGCGACGACCATGGCCGCATTCTCAGCCCGGGCTTTTAAATAAGTGTTGGGGTCATCGATTTCCCCCAGCATGACGGAGAAGCCTTCGTCGTGGAGACGCAACGCTTCGGCGAGATCCGATACCAGGAGCACGTAGCGCCATTTCTCTCGTTCCAACATGCGAATCAAAGAGCGTTCCACCGAACTAAGACCGGTGAGAATTACGTGCCCCGATGCGTTTCGAGGGAGTTCACGTGGGGCCCGCGCGGAGGCTTGCGCGTCGAGCCACGGAACGTAAAAGAACTGAATGAACATGAAGGGTAGCAGGATCAGCATGAACACCGATCCGGACAAAAGCACTATTACAGAAAATAGCCGGCCTAAATCGGAATGGAAGGTAATATCGCCGAATCCTAGCGTCGACATCACAACCAGTACCCAGTACACCCCTGTCATCCATGAATGCTCTTGTCCCTCCATCTCCATCAGCCAATGGAACGCCACCGTGAAGACGAAGACCATCAGCACGAAGGCGACCAGGAGTTTCCCAAGCGCCAAGAAATTCCGCCTCCGAGACGGAGTTGCGAGCATCTTCAATGCAAGTGCAATCGATTTCATGAAGGCATCCTACCCGTTTGGCGAGAGACGTTTCTTATGTTCGAAAAATGCGTCATCGGGTACGCCACCGTCCTCCGCTACTGAACGATTTCCAACCCAATAGCAACCACCGAACCAAAGCCGACGCGAGCCAAAGGGCCCAAAGCAGCATGGCCAATCGGTAATACCAAATGGAAACCGAAACAATGGACGGTCGAGGCAGTTCGCCCAAGGCTTTTGGAGCGTACCAGTTGAGGAAATGACCATAGGAGCCGTTTCCTACGATGAACATCTCGGGGCTTCCCAAAAGACCTTTTCCTACGACGACAATAAGGATTCCAAAGACGATAAACGTCATAGCAACCAGCAGGATTTGAAGCAGATTGAACTGCCAAGCACGAAATGAACTTGGGTCTGTTCGCTGGCGCCAGCCAAGCCACAACAGCCAGCCGACCACGATGATTCCCGCTATGGCATGCAACTGCGTGAGTCCCAACGCGAGCATGATCCATTCGAATCGCGTGAGAGGTGAAGTGGACAGACTGCCTAGGACAATAGCGAGTAACAATGCCGTCGAAAGATAGATCCACATGCGGACCGCAGGACCGCGCAGAGGTCCATCGGTCCAAAGGATCCAACGGTTCGATGGAACTTCTACGAGCGTGGTCACGTTGGCGCTCATCACCGGCAATTGGACCGATTCGATGTTGGTCCAGGTTGCAAGGGGTTGGTTCGTTTCCCAGCTCAACTCGATTTGCTGTTCCCCGGGTTGCAGGTTCACCATCAATTGGCCATCGATCCGTCGAACAGGCTGTTTTCGTTTGTCGAGGGTGAGAGATCCGATCTCGGCTTCCGGTTCAATTTGAAGGACGAAATCTCCGCCGATGCTGCTCACGACGTCGACCGTCAAGTTTGTCTTGCGTTGACGTGCACCCAGGGAAATCGTTCGTGCGACACGCTTTACCGTGACGCTTTCGCCAGCCACTGCCTGGGGACGACGAATGTCCAATGTTACCTTCTCACCTGGCCAAGCTTGCCAAGTGGGTATCAAATCGCCTGCAGATTCTTCGTAAATGGGAGTCAATCCCGTGGAGGCAATGTTCCAGATAGGGGAACTGATCAAGACCCATCGTTCCACATAGTCACCGGACGCCAACGCGTTCAGGCCGTCCACGCTCGAATCGAAGGCCTCCAGCACCAGAGATGGTGTGGGCTCCAATTCGCTTTCCCAGGCGAATTCCGATTGGTCGGCCGTCAGATTCACTGGAACCAGCTTGGAATCGGCATCGGCAATCGAGCTCATGACTCGTTCACCTGGTATCAACGGAATTCGCAACGCAATGGCTTTTCCAGTGGACGATAACCGGGTGACCTTGTTGTGCACCTTCCAGACAAGCCCGAGTTCCAGCCTTCGTTCGACCAAAACAATCGGACGATACACTCGCTGATCGTACTTCGCTTCTTCCGATCCAGATTTCTCCACTCGCGTAAAGAAGAGTTGGCTTTCAGGAATCCCGTGTCCATTCACTCCCGTCACCTGCCACTGCGGTGCCGAGATGCTCACCCGCTTCGGCGGAAGAATGAAACCCATCTCCCAGTCATTGGCAACGGCGAGATAGCCCTTCACTTGAATTCGGTGCACTCCGGCCGGCACAACGACCCACAAGTGCCCATCGTCTCGGCGGCAAACAGGTGGCGTTGATGAAGGCCTCGCTAGGTTTGCTTCCCCGAATTCCTCGATTCGCACCATCGCGGGAGACCAAATCGACAGCTTTCCGGGAATCGGTATGGCAACTTGGTGCGCTGCATGGACCTCCAGGGACATCTCTATTTCGGCTTCTTCAATGCGAACGTCTAGCTGAGCGATCGTGGTGGTGTTCGGTATTGGATTTGGGGACTGCAGTAGTCGTTGCCGCAGCTGGTCGAGCATGACTTGATCGGGTAACTGCCCAAAACAAAACGAAGCGTTAGAAAGAAAAACAAATAGAATCACCGAAGAAGTCGTTGGCTGAATCACTTGGGTAGGAATGCTCCAGCGCTTTTTCGTACGGGAGCGAAGTAGCGTCGCCGCTAGGAGTACGAGCAAACAACATCGAAGGACCGCGAGAATTCGGTGTAGCGTAAGGGGAATGTAGACCGGGTAAAGTCGCTGCTCTCCTGTTACCGGACCATCCCAACGACAAACGATCCAAGTGCCCAGCCAATCGGGTTTGGCAG includes these proteins:
- a CDS encoding potassium channel family protein, whose amino-acid sequence is MKSIALALKMLATPSRRRNFLALGKLLVAFVLMVFVFTVAFHWLMEMEGQEHSWMTGVYWVLVVMSTLGFGDITFHSDLGRLFSVIVLLSGSVFMLILLPFMFIQFFYVPWLDAQASARAPRELPRNASGHVILTGLSSVERSLIRMLEREKWRYVLLVSDLAEALRLHDEGFSVMLGEIDDPNTYLKARAENAAMVVAAQRDTTNTNIAFTVREISSAVTIVSVASFQASVDILNLAGCNQVLQLGEMLGQSFARRVFGRDARSLVIGEFGKLLIAEAAAAGTPMVGRTLKEIRLTDYAKISVVGVWNRGHFAIAGPDTLIESSTILLLAGTREELDEYDSLFCVYRSNSAFTIILGAGRVGRATGKELETRGLDYRIVDRNAERIRDPEHYVLGDAAELEVLEQAGIMKCSSVVITTHDDDVNIYLAIYCRRLRPDIQILARANQDRNVSTLHRAGADFVLSYASSGASCMFNILKCGNSVLLAEGLDVFKGPVPKSMVGHTLSESRFRQTTGCNVVAIETNGEFNAKPSPDSLLAEDSQLVIVGDAEAGRRFFETVNS
- a CDS encoding cytochrome d ubiquinol oxidase subunit II → MLQNAPHPRGKLGFSSLTLFLWIFSLWVPHVDAQTTDIPPALQDWKAWVLWDASQKVAPPTFDIPQTRIHSWSSSLNLEVLADRATWQMEVVVFVDTWVSLPGDSQNWPQNVASNGVPIAVLANQEHPAVQLEPGTYQLNGEFRWSAIPQKISLPSSIGIVALIREGAPIAIPNWDAAGTLWLNRQPNEQAVQDLLSTNVYRLIRDGIPLWLTTQVELSVSGRSREENLGCILPDGWQLSSIEAPIPVAIDDQGEMKVQVRPGKWIIEISAYRKSDLREFRYAEGKRPAVPQELIGFQANPSFRVAELEGLQPIDVQKTTYPEAWRSWQVYQWQTQTAFQLSEKMRGMGMQKPKGLAITRHFWLDDDGSGITFQDRLRGELQQSWRLDVSESHQLGMVRLNGERQLITSNPINGQQGVEIRSRNPDLEALGRIDRSTSLPATGWIADVDSLRVTLSLPPGWRMFAVFGADRVEGDWLTAWSLLDLFLVLVFALAVYRLWGIPAGILALIAFGISYHEPGSPRWTWLFLLLPVALLRVVNDGAGKRWLEAWRLLALGLILLNLVPFLSREIQLVLYPQLEPVGIPYSERPMFPTLEKGYMQSASVAESLREDSPPALESQRSSPSSVKSNASKQEAAQAANLAFDPSSRMQTGPAKPDWLGTWIVCRWDGPVTGEQRLYPVYIPLTLHRILAVLRCCLLVLLAATLLRSRTKKRWSIPTQVIQPTTSSVILFVFLSNASFCFGQLPDQVMLDQLRQRLLQSPNPIPNTTTIAQLDVRIEEAEIEMSLEVHAAHQVAIPIPGKLSIWSPAMVRIEEFGEANLARPSSTPPVCRRDDGHLWVVVPAGVHRIQVKGYLAVANDWEMGFILPPKRVSISAPQWQVTGVNGHGIPESQLFFTRVEKSGSEEAKYDQRVYRPIVLVERRLELGLVWKVHNKVTRLSSTGKAIALRIPLIPGERVMSSIADADSKLVPVNLTADQSEFAWESELEPTPSLVLEAFDSSVDGLNALASGDYVERWVLISSPIWNIASTGLTPIYEESAGDLIPTWQAWPGEKVTLDIRRPQAVAGESVTVKRVARTISLGARQRKTNLTVDVVSSIGGDFVLQIEPEAEIGSLTLDKRKQPVRRIDGQLMVNLQPGEQQIELSWETNQPLATWTNIESVQLPVMSANVTTLVEVPSNRWILWTDGPLRGPAVRMWIYLSTALLLAIVLGSLSTSPLTRFEWIMLALGLTQLHAIAGIIVVGWLLWLGWRQRTDPSSFRAWQFNLLQILLVAMTFIVFGILIVVVGKGLLGSPEMFIVGNGSYGHFLNWYAPKALGELPRPSIVSVSIWYYRLAMLLWALWLASALVRWLLLGWKSFSSGGRWRTR